In the Plasmodium chabaudi chabaudi strain AS genome assembly, chromosome: 13 genome, one interval contains:
- a CDS encoding kinetochore protein SPC25, putative → MEELIDSSEVKKTLQLQLNKITDNNEKQYNDLISYIEQEKKQIEIMKNKTREKKKSINRITYEIEANTVLVTELKESALEEEKKLDEYPKLIDEVNYQLNLIFKNFDASKQEYKTVKLHRDHIQNEWTKKLETLYNLLGFEIILEDNKIIIEFSNIQIADPKKKYRASITLHDGMYEAVETIPRINKFEDYVNGLNRGLPFTTFCCLLRKSFKELQ, encoded by the exons ATGGAAGAATTAATAGATAGTAGCgaagtaaaaaaaactcTCCAATTGcagttaaataaaattactGATAACAATGAAAAGCAGTATAATGATttaatatcatatatagAGCAGGAGAAAA AACAAATAGAAATCATGAAGAATAAGACaagggaaaaaaaaaagtcgATAAATAGAATAACTTATG AAATCGAGGCAAACACGGTTCTTGTAACCGAGCTAAAGGAGAGCGCCTTA gaagaagaaaaaaagttaGATGAATATCCTAAACTAATTGATGAAGTAAATTATCAACTCAAtttaattttcaaaaatttcGATGCCTCTAAACAAG AATATAAAACCGTTAAACTGCATAGAGATCACATTCAAAATGAATGGACAAAGAAATTGGAAACACTTTATAATCTTTTAGGATTTGAAATAATACTTGAAG ataacaaaattataatcgAATTTTCAAACATCCAAATAGCTGAccctaaaaaaaaatacagagCTTCGATAACCTTACATGATGGAATGTATGAAg cTGTTGAAACAATACCAagaataaacaaatttgaAGATTATGTAAATGGATTGAATAGAGGATTGCCATTTACCACATTTTGTTGTTTGCTCAGAAAATCATTTAAAGAGTTACAATAA
- a CDS encoding dynactin subunit 2, putative — MKKIEKKTSKEQSEEDFDKIEQSDQSENNSKNENSKKDERNEKENYKTNDKNGENIKSINSTNNIGNILKREDFTSSQSSLVKEHEENIVEGKSLNTQYDIETSIHKNDNPLSTHELGDLHHSKNDDTNNSLTYGIKLKSKQMMVKKRISKLFGSDHTSNKEDMLHINKNKKMGKENIKVDMRNFFFPSQEKDVFEYIPDTSNYSICHNNSTELYKDVVNMNKHFLDEININIYSSPLDTYLSSTVSKQDNAKIENKILSSEYGEKIVNTKTVSLDEKNTNLITNLNGNKNDVKLYNNDNNAILDESENNKPLYLYEFYKNKTFKCYNNGVIVEIDPSKIRYNDATNYEYNNNMSSYLNDPLSYLQKLKCEIEDMMVYINDIAKNNQTEENTQNGDTSTKKTEDKQLDKNELIEHEQIIKKIMHNREPPEVLLELFALKNDINNILNDDKLVKILKKKNTKKQNDLSKEATNNDNSKNEEMIYEMIKKLQNADTFNDVVKLNDEKTSDDKKIKDIDSFMRKIGIYTLHGDKEKNDEIKDVQVKDLLILERKIAHMEKILGVEKMSMLPYDDLNHAILDLYNKLSLLDSSKLENVKKKMQNLQSEFLNLKKFKKDVLNITKEKGNYEESIDELFKILDVWKKTHHMIPNLLSRLQQLKKIHDNAQSFSTRLDDLEKQQSKLDSTLEEAQKNIDLVNLKINQNVNLLQDMLKKMETQEISLQSNN; from the exons atgaaaaaaattgaaaaaaaaacctCAAAAGAACAAAGCGAAGAAGATTTTGACAAAATAGAACAATCTGACCAAtctgaaaataattcaaaaaatgaaaatagtaaaaaagaCGAACGCAATGAGAAGGAAAACTATAAGactaatgataaaaatggggaaaatataaaatcaattaatagtacaaataatataggcAATATTCTAAAGAGGGAGGATTTCACTTCTTCACAATCGTCATTAGTAAAAGAgcatgaagaaaatatagtaGAAGGTAAATCGTTAAATACTCAGTATGATATCGAAACAAGTATCCATAAGAATGATAATCCTTTGTCGACCCATGAACTTGGCGATTTGCATCATTCTAAGAACGATGACACTAATAACAGTCTCACATAtggaataaaattaaaaagcaAACAAATGATGGTCAAAAAACGAATAAGTAAATTATTTGGGTCAGATCATACTAGTAATAAAGAAGATAtgttacatataaataaaaataagaaaatggGAAAGGAAAACATAAAAGTAGACATGCGAAACTTCTTTTTTCCATCTCAAGAAAAAGAtgtatttgaatatattcCTGATACATCAAATTATTCAATATGCCATAATAATTCTActgaattatataaagatgtagttaatatgaataaacattttttggaCGAGATTAATATTAACATATATTCATCCCCATTAGACACATATTTATCTAGTACTGTATCAAAACAAGATAATGCAAAAatcgaaaataaaatattatcatcgGAATATGgagaaaaaatagtaaatacaaaaacaGTTTCATTAGATGAGAAAAATACCAATCTCATAACTAATCttaatggaaataaaaatgatgttaaactttataataatgataataatgcaATTTTAGATGAAAGTGAAAACAATAAacctttatatttatacgaATTTTATAAGAACAAAACATTTAAATGTTACAATAATGGGGTTATTGTAGAAATTGACCCTTCCAAAATTCGATATAATGATGCAacaaattatgaatataataataatatgagttcttatttaaatgatccgttatcatatttacaaaaattgaAATGTGAAATTGAGGATATGATGGTATATATTAACGATATAGCTAAAAATAACCAAACTGAAGAAAACACACAAAATGGTGATACTAGTACCAAAAAAACGGAAGACAAACAGTTAGATAAAAACGAACTAATAGAACATgaacaaattattaaaaaaattatgcataataGAGAGCCCCCCGAAGTTTTATTAGAATTGTTTGCACtcaaaaatgatattaacaacattttaaatgatgataaattagtcaaaattttgaaaaaaaaaaatacgaaaAAGCAAAATGATCTATCAAAGGAAGCCactaataatgataattctaaaaatgaagaaatgaTTTatgaaatgataaaaaaattgcaaaaTGCTGATACTTTCAATGACGTTGTCAAACTAAACGATGAAAAAACTTctgatgataaaaaaataaaggataTTGATTCTTTTATGAGAAAGATAGGAATATATACTCTTCATGgtgataaagaaaaaaatgatgaaataaaagatgTTCAAGTAAAAGATTTGCTAATACTTGAAAGGAAAATTGCACACatggaaaaaattttaGGAGTTGAAAAAATGTCTATGCTTCCATACGATGACCTAAATCACGCCATATtagatttatataataaattaagcTTATTAGATTCTAGTAAATTAGAAAatgtaaagaaaaaaatgcaaaatcTTCAATCAGAAtttctaaatttaaaaaagtttaaaaaagatgtattaaatataacaaaagaAAAGGGAAACTATGAAGAATCCATTGAtgaactttttaaaattttagatGTCTGGAAAAAAACACATCATATGATTCCTAATCTTTTATCCAGGCTTCAGCaattgaagaaaatacaTGACAATGCCCAATCGTTTTCTACACGACTAGATG ACTTAGAAAAACAACAATCGAAGTTAGATAGTACCCTAGAAGAAGCACAGAAAAACATAGACCTTGTGAACTTGAAGATTAACCAAAATGTCAATTTATTACAAGacatgttaaaaaaaatggaaacaCAAGAAATATCCTTGCAaagtaataattaa